One segment of Ricinus communis isolate WT05 ecotype wild-type chromosome 8, ASM1957865v1, whole genome shotgun sequence DNA contains the following:
- the LOC8273050 gene encoding acetyl-coenzyme A synthetase, chloroplastic/glyoxysomal isoform X2, with protein MKPATSSLSPPVKVKPSISVTRRFSSSSTAAFVCRRSEIWMANHNLKTTENHLRHVESMATLPNGAGKIPRLNAVILGESLASEEDDLVFPNDDFSRRALLSSPQQYLEMYKKSIEDPAGFWSEIASQFYWKQRWGQGQPVCSENFDVRQGSIKIEWFKGGVTNICYNCLDRNVESGNANKIALYWEPNEPGSEDSLTYSQLLQRVCQLANYLKDKGVKKGDAVVIYLPMLMELPIAMLACARIGAVHSVVFAGFSSESLAQRIVDCKPKVVITCNAVKRGSKVIPLKDIVDAALVESAKNGVSVGVCLTYENLSAMKRESTKWQDGRDVWWQDFVPNYPTTCEVEWVDAEDPLFLLYTSGSTGKPKGVLHTTGGYMVYTATTFKYAFDYKPSDVYWCTADCGWITGHSYVTYGPMLNGATNVIFEGAPNYPDSGRCWDIVDKFRVTIFYTAPTLVRSLMRDGDEYVTRYSRKSLRILGSVGEPINPSAWRWFFNVVGDSRCPISDTWWQTETGGFMITPLPGAWPQKPGSATFPFFGVQPVIVDEKGVEIEGECSGYLCVKSSWPGAFRTLYGDHERYETTYFKPFPGYYFSGDGCSRDKDGYYWLTGRVDDVINVSGHRIGTAEVESALVSHPQCAEAAVVGVEHEVKGQGIYAFVTLVEGVSYSEELRKSLILTVRNQIGAFAAPDKIHWAPGLPKTRSGKIMRRILRKIASRQLDELGDTSTLADPNVVDQLIALADS; from the exons ATGAAGCCGGCAACAAGCTCACTATCACCACCAG TCAAAGTCAAACCTTCAATTTCGGTGACTCGGCGtttctcctcctcctccaccgCCGCCTTTGTTTGCCGCCGCAGTGAGATCTGGATGGCGAATCATAATCTGAAAACGACGGAGAATCACCTGAGACATGTGGAGTCAATGGCGACATTGCCGAATGGTGCTGGTAAAATTCCTCGTCTTAACGCcgttatattaggagaatctTTAGCTTCTGAAGAGGACGATCTTGTTTTTCCTAACGATGACTTCTCACGACGAGCTCTTCTGTCGTCTCCTCAACAG TATTTGGAGATGTACAAGAAGTCCATTGAAGATCCGGCAGGATTTTGGTCGGAGATTGCTTCTCAGTTTTACTGGAAACAGAGGTGGGGCCAAGGTCAACCGGTTTGCTCCGAGAATTTTGATGTTCGCCAAGGGAGTATCAAGATCGAG TGGTTCAAGGGAGGTGTCACCAACATTTGTTATAACTGTTTGGATAGAAATGTTGAATCTGGAAATGCTAATAAGATTGCTCTTTATTGGGAGCCTAATGAGCCTGGCTCTGAGGATTCTTTAACCTATTCTCAGCTTCTTCAAAGAGTTTGCCAG CTAGCCAATTACTTGAAAGATAAAGGTGTTAAGAAGGGTGATGCTGTTGTGATTTATTTACCTATGCTCATGGAACTTCCTATTGCAATGCTCGCTTGTGCCCGCATTGGTGCTGTTCACTCG GTTGTGTTTGCTGGATTTTCTTCTGAATCTCTTGCTCAAAGAATTGTGGATTGCAAACCAAAAGTTGTAATTACTTGCAATGCTGTTAAAAGAGGTTCTAAAGTTATTCCCCTTAAGGACATAGTTGATGCTGCCCTTGTCGAATCTGCTAAAAATGGTGTTTCTGTCG GTGTATGTTTGACCTATGAAAACCTATCTGCTATGAAGAGGGAAAGCACTAAATGGCAGGATGGAAGAGATGTATGGTGGCAG GATTTTGTGCCTAATTATCCAACTACTTGTGAAGTGGAGTGGGTTGATGCAGAAGATCCACTTTTTCTGCTATATACTAGTGGGAGCACAGGAAAGCCAAAG gGTGTTCTCCATACAACTGGAGGATATATGGTTTACACTGCCACAACATTCAAGTATGCATTTGATTATAAGCCATCTGACGTCTACTG GTGCACAGCCGACTGTGGTTGGATCACCGGGCACAGCTATGTAACGTATGGACCGATGCTCAATGGAGCAACTAATGTCATTTTTGAAGGG GCTCCCAATTATCCTGATTCTGGACGCTGTTGGGATATTGTTGACAAATTCAGAGTGACAATATTTTACACTGCCCCCACATTGGTGCGGTCCCTCATGCGTGATGGTGATGAG TATGTTACTCGCTATTCACGTAAATCCTTAAGGATCCTTGGAAGTGTAGGCGAGCCTATTAATCCAAGTGCTTGGAG GTGGTTTTTCAATGTAGTTGGAGATTCACGATGCCCTATATCGGACACTTGGTGGCAAACTGAAACTGGTGGttttatg ATTACTCCACTACCAGGTGCTTGGCCACAGAAGCCTGGTTCTGCAACCTTTCCTTTCTTTGGAGTTCAG CCTGTGATAGTGGACGAAAAGGGTGTTGAGATTGAAGGAGAGTGTAGTGGATATCTCTGTGTGAAAAGCTCATGGCCTGGGGCATTCCGAACTCTTTATGGCGATCACGAAAGATATGAAACCACTTACTTCAAGCCATTTCCTGGCTATTATTTCAGTGGTGATGGCTGTAGCAG GGACAAGGATGGATACTACTGGCTTACTGGAAGAGTCGATGATGTTATCAATGTTAG TGGTCATCGTATTGGCACAGCAGAAGTGGAATCTGCTCTTGTATCTCATCCCCAGTGTGCAGAAGCTGCTGTAGTTGGCGTTGAGCATGAG GTTAAAGGACAGGGCATTTATGCATTTGTCACACTTGTGGAGGGCGTTTCTTACAGTGAAGAACTCCGAAAAAGTCTTATCCTCACAGTCCGAAATCAA ATAGGAGCATTTGCAGCACCAGACAAAATTCACTGGGCTCCTGGCCTTCCGAAGACAAGAAGTGGAAAGATAATGAGGAGGATTCTGAGAAAAATTGCTTCCAGGCAGTTAGATGAACTTGGGGACACAAGCACTCTGGCAGATCCAAATGTGGTTGACCAGCTTATAGCACTTGCTGATAGCTGA
- the LOC8273050 gene encoding acetyl-coenzyme A synthetase, chloroplastic/glyoxysomal isoform X1, with product MVHTFSYSGFNGYGVVGAVVGAPEAVVSAKISFAILDISLVKVKPSISVTRRFSSSSTAAFVCRRSEIWMANHNLKTTENHLRHVESMATLPNGAGKIPRLNAVILGESLASEEDDLVFPNDDFSRRALLSSPQQYLEMYKKSIEDPAGFWSEIASQFYWKQRWGQGQPVCSENFDVRQGSIKIEWFKGGVTNICYNCLDRNVESGNANKIALYWEPNEPGSEDSLTYSQLLQRVCQLANYLKDKGVKKGDAVVIYLPMLMELPIAMLACARIGAVHSVVFAGFSSESLAQRIVDCKPKVVITCNAVKRGSKVIPLKDIVDAALVESAKNGVSVGVCLTYENLSAMKRESTKWQDGRDVWWQDFVPNYPTTCEVEWVDAEDPLFLLYTSGSTGKPKGVLHTTGGYMVYTATTFKYAFDYKPSDVYWCTADCGWITGHSYVTYGPMLNGATNVIFEGAPNYPDSGRCWDIVDKFRVTIFYTAPTLVRSLMRDGDEYVTRYSRKSLRILGSVGEPINPSAWRWFFNVVGDSRCPISDTWWQTETGGFMITPLPGAWPQKPGSATFPFFGVQPVIVDEKGVEIEGECSGYLCVKSSWPGAFRTLYGDHERYETTYFKPFPGYYFSGDGCSRDKDGYYWLTGRVDDVINVSGHRIGTAEVESALVSHPQCAEAAVVGVEHEVKGQGIYAFVTLVEGVSYSEELRKSLILTVRNQIGAFAAPDKIHWAPGLPKTRSGKIMRRILRKIASRQLDELGDTSTLADPNVVDQLIALADS from the exons ATGGTGCACACGTTCTCTTATAGTGGTTTTAATGGATATGGAGTCGTAGGAGCAGTAGTAGGGGCACCTGAAGCTGTTGTATCTGCTAAAATATCTTTTGCGATTCTTGATATTTCTTTAGTCAAAGTCAAACCTTCAATTTCGGTGACTCGGCGtttctcctcctcctccaccgCCGCCTTTGTTTGCCGCCGCAGTGAGATCTGGATGGCGAATCATAATCTGAAAACGACGGAGAATCACCTGAGACATGTGGAGTCAATGGCGACATTGCCGAATGGTGCTGGTAAAATTCCTCGTCTTAACGCcgttatattaggagaatctTTAGCTTCTGAAGAGGACGATCTTGTTTTTCCTAACGATGACTTCTCACGACGAGCTCTTCTGTCGTCTCCTCAACAG TATTTGGAGATGTACAAGAAGTCCATTGAAGATCCGGCAGGATTTTGGTCGGAGATTGCTTCTCAGTTTTACTGGAAACAGAGGTGGGGCCAAGGTCAACCGGTTTGCTCCGAGAATTTTGATGTTCGCCAAGGGAGTATCAAGATCGAG TGGTTCAAGGGAGGTGTCACCAACATTTGTTATAACTGTTTGGATAGAAATGTTGAATCTGGAAATGCTAATAAGATTGCTCTTTATTGGGAGCCTAATGAGCCTGGCTCTGAGGATTCTTTAACCTATTCTCAGCTTCTTCAAAGAGTTTGCCAG CTAGCCAATTACTTGAAAGATAAAGGTGTTAAGAAGGGTGATGCTGTTGTGATTTATTTACCTATGCTCATGGAACTTCCTATTGCAATGCTCGCTTGTGCCCGCATTGGTGCTGTTCACTCG GTTGTGTTTGCTGGATTTTCTTCTGAATCTCTTGCTCAAAGAATTGTGGATTGCAAACCAAAAGTTGTAATTACTTGCAATGCTGTTAAAAGAGGTTCTAAAGTTATTCCCCTTAAGGACATAGTTGATGCTGCCCTTGTCGAATCTGCTAAAAATGGTGTTTCTGTCG GTGTATGTTTGACCTATGAAAACCTATCTGCTATGAAGAGGGAAAGCACTAAATGGCAGGATGGAAGAGATGTATGGTGGCAG GATTTTGTGCCTAATTATCCAACTACTTGTGAAGTGGAGTGGGTTGATGCAGAAGATCCACTTTTTCTGCTATATACTAGTGGGAGCACAGGAAAGCCAAAG gGTGTTCTCCATACAACTGGAGGATATATGGTTTACACTGCCACAACATTCAAGTATGCATTTGATTATAAGCCATCTGACGTCTACTG GTGCACAGCCGACTGTGGTTGGATCACCGGGCACAGCTATGTAACGTATGGACCGATGCTCAATGGAGCAACTAATGTCATTTTTGAAGGG GCTCCCAATTATCCTGATTCTGGACGCTGTTGGGATATTGTTGACAAATTCAGAGTGACAATATTTTACACTGCCCCCACATTGGTGCGGTCCCTCATGCGTGATGGTGATGAG TATGTTACTCGCTATTCACGTAAATCCTTAAGGATCCTTGGAAGTGTAGGCGAGCCTATTAATCCAAGTGCTTGGAG GTGGTTTTTCAATGTAGTTGGAGATTCACGATGCCCTATATCGGACACTTGGTGGCAAACTGAAACTGGTGGttttatg ATTACTCCACTACCAGGTGCTTGGCCACAGAAGCCTGGTTCTGCAACCTTTCCTTTCTTTGGAGTTCAG CCTGTGATAGTGGACGAAAAGGGTGTTGAGATTGAAGGAGAGTGTAGTGGATATCTCTGTGTGAAAAGCTCATGGCCTGGGGCATTCCGAACTCTTTATGGCGATCACGAAAGATATGAAACCACTTACTTCAAGCCATTTCCTGGCTATTATTTCAGTGGTGATGGCTGTAGCAG GGACAAGGATGGATACTACTGGCTTACTGGAAGAGTCGATGATGTTATCAATGTTAG TGGTCATCGTATTGGCACAGCAGAAGTGGAATCTGCTCTTGTATCTCATCCCCAGTGTGCAGAAGCTGCTGTAGTTGGCGTTGAGCATGAG GTTAAAGGACAGGGCATTTATGCATTTGTCACACTTGTGGAGGGCGTTTCTTACAGTGAAGAACTCCGAAAAAGTCTTATCCTCACAGTCCGAAATCAA ATAGGAGCATTTGCAGCACCAGACAAAATTCACTGGGCTCCTGGCCTTCCGAAGACAAGAAGTGGAAAGATAATGAGGAGGATTCTGAGAAAAATTGCTTCCAGGCAGTTAGATGAACTTGGGGACACAAGCACTCTGGCAGATCCAAATGTGGTTGACCAGCTTATAGCACTTGCTGATAGCTGA
- the LOC8273049 gene encoding eukaryotic peptide chain release factor subunit 1-3, whose translation MADQESDKNIEIWKIKKLIKALESARGNGTSMISLIMPPRDQISRVTKMLGDEFGTASNIKSRVNRQSVLAAITSAQQRLKLYNKVPPNGLVLYTGTVVTEDGKEKKVTIDFEPFKPINASLYLCDNKFHTEALNELLESDDKFGFIVMDGNGTLFGTLSGNTREVLHKFTVDLPKKHGRGGQSALRFARLRMEKRHNYVRKTAELATQFFINPATSQPNVSGLILAGSADFKTELSQSDMFDPRLQAKILNVVDVSYGGENGFNQAIELSAEILSNVKFIQEKRLIGKYFEEISQDTGKYVFGVDDTLKALEMGAVETLIVWENLDITRYVLKNSVTGEIVIKHLNKEQETDQNNFRDAANSAELEVQEKMPLLEWFANEYKRFGCSLEFVTNKSQEGSQFCRGFGGIGGILRYQLDIRSFDELSDDGEVYEDSD comes from the coding sequence ATGGCTGATCAGGAATCTGATAAGAATATTGAAATATGGAAAATCAAAAAGTTGATTAAGGCATTGGAGTCTGCGAGGGGTAATGGTACAAGCATGATTTCTCTTATAATGCCTCCTCGTGATCAAATATCTCGTGTCACTAAGATGTTAGGCGATGAATTTGGAACTGCTTCCAACATTAAAAGTAGGGTCAACCGTCAGTCTGTCTTGGCTGCCATTACATCTGCTCAACAGAGGCTGAAGCTTTATAACAAGGTTCCTCCCAATGGGCTGGTGCTTTATACTGGAACTGTTGTTACCGAGGACGGCAAGGAAAAGAAGGTGACAATAGATTTTGAGCCTTTTAAGCCTATTAATGCATCACTTTACCTTTGTGACAACAAGTTTCATACAGAAGCATTGAATGAACTCTTAGAATCTGACGATAAATTTGGTTTTATTGTCATGGACGGAAATGGCACTTTGTTTGGGACATTAAGTGGTAACACTCGAGAAGTGCTTCATAAATTTACTGTTGATTTACCAAAGAAGCATGGAAGAGGAGGGCAGTCTGCTCTGCGTTTTGCTCGACTTCGTATGGAGAAACGGCACAACTATGTTAGAAAAACTGCAGAGCTTGCCACACAGTTCTTCATCAATCCTGCTACCAGTCAGCCAAATGTTTCTGGTCTGATACTGGCTGGTTCAGCAGACTTCAAGACTGAGTTGAGCCAATCAGATATGTTTGATCCTCGTTTACAAGCAAAGATATTGAATGTTGTTGATGTTTCTTATGGAGGAGAGAATGGTTTCAACCAAGCCATTGAACTGTCAGCTGAAATTCTATCAAATGTAAAGTTCATACAGGAAAAACGCTTGATTGGGAAATACTTTGAGGAGATCAGCCAGGATACTGGAAAGTATGTCTTTGGTGTAGATGATACATTGAAGGCTTTAGAAATGGGTGCTGTTGAAACCCTTATTGTGTGGGAAAATCTGGATATTACCCGATATGTGCTGAAAAACAGTGTTACAGGTGAAATAGTTATAAAGCACTTGAACAAGGAGCAAGAAACTGATCAAAATAACTTCAGGGATGCAGCCAACTCTGCGGAGTTGGAGGTTCAGGAGAAGATGCCCTTGCTTGAATGGTTTGCCAATGAGTACAAGCGTTTTGGTTGCTCACTTGAATTTGTTACAAACAAATCTCAAGAGGGATCACAGTTTTGCAGAGGATTTGGTGGAATTGGGGGTATTCTTCGCTACCAGCTTGACATAAGATCTTTTGATGAGTTGTCTGATGATGGGGAAGTCTATGAGGATTCAGATTAG